A window of the Fusarium poae strain DAOMC 252244 chromosome 3, whole genome shotgun sequence genome harbors these coding sequences:
- a CDS encoding hypothetical protein (TransMembrane:4 (i59-79o331-350i406-435o612-635i)~BUSCO:14592at5125), with the protein MFSSRKENDDPPVYPAVPNSLRSESFEMTEMRKVQEARADTSPNVTPYLSLRSRLSQIWINRWTILLILVLIRVMILIVDLKENVGDAKIKALSACTKVEDVGSAMASMPHYLSRGVNELAASGIEKSVDAMVYMLDLVLAGVKNMIIFYINFLTATYVCLITAMVHGSLNVVADVTEGATEKFNSLIDKATSKIEDISKELEDGINGLTSDLEDSVLGRLVPDIPKVDFSSPIKELKDFDLKSEDFVKDVRQLEDDLPDFREVQNLTEQAISIPFDFVRKALNETYGNYKFDRDAFPLAQKQKLSFCSENDALNGFFNNLFELIAKARTIFIAVLIILALAVIIPMAWLEIRRWRRQQQHARLIAQNAYDPMDIVYIASRPMTATFGIKVASHFKGKRQVLVRWLIAYATSVPALFILSLAIAGFFSCFCQWLLLRAIKNEVPALANQVGAFADDVVENLESVSAGWANDANGVITGFSDDINHDVLGYVTNATDAVNDTLNTFLETMDDGLNTVFKGTILLDPIKTVLHCVIGIKIESVQKGLTWVHEHAEVKFPLFENDTFSKGAKDSVDGDAELNSFLASPSSATTDEVTGAVKAVTDWLHNKLIQDALISTGLVLLYVLVVLIGTVWTIVGMISPDKGRAEGGMRFTGDNRPGFSPRVGHHDPANPDGAASFPRFGSSSGEEDHYREATSGRDEKFMSGATGARATQVDGHQRSSSYGYLDSASGKH; encoded by the coding sequence ATGTTCTCCTCGCGGAAAGAAAACGACGACCCGCCGGTCTACCCGGCTGTACCCAACTCCCTTCGGTCAGAATCGTTCGAGATGACCGAGATGCGAAAAGTTCAAGAGGCTCGAGCCGACACTTCTCCCAACGTAACCCCCTATCTAAGCCTCCGATCAAGACTCTCCCAGATATGGATCAATCGCTGGACAATTCTTCTCATCCTGGTCCTTATTCGGGTCATGATTCTAATCGTTGACCTCAAAGAGAACGTCGGTGACGCCAAAATCAAAGCCCTTTCAGCTTGCACcaaagttgaagatgttggaAGCGCTATGGCTTCCATGCCTCACTACCTATCGAGGGGTGTCAACGAACTCGCAGCCTCTGGGATCGAGAAATCGGTAGACGCCATGGTGTACATGCTCGACCTCGTTCTGGCTGGTGTCAAGAACATGATTATCTTCTACATCAACTTCCTTACTGCCACATATGTGTGTCTGATTACCGCCATGGTACACGGCAGTCTAAACGTCGTTGCCGATGTCACAGAAGGAGCAACAGAGAAGTTCAACAGCTTGATTGACAAGGCTACTAGCAAGATCGAAGATATCTCAAAAGAACTCGAAGACGGCATTAACGGTCTCACCAGCGACCTTGAGGATTCGGTCCTTGGACGTTTGGTTCCAGATATTCCCAAGGTTGACTTTTCCAGCCCTATCAAAGAACTTAAGGATTTTGATCTGAAATCTGAAGACTTTGTCAAGGATGTTCGACAGTTGGAGGATGACCTGCCTGACTTCCGAGAAGTTCAAAACCTGACTGAGCAGGCCATTTCCATCCCGTTCGACTTCGTCCGCAAAGCTCTCAATGAAACATATGGCAACTACAAGTTCGATCGGGATGCCTTTCCTCTTGCCCAGAAACAGAAATTGAGCTTCTGCTCTGAAAATGATGCCCTGAACGGTTTCTTCAACAACCTGTTCGAGCTTATCGCCAAAGCCCGAACGATATTTATTGCAGTTTTGATCATTCTCGCTCTGGCAGTCATCATCCCCATGGCCTGGCTTGAGATCAGACGCTGGCGacgacagcagcagcacgcACGTCTCATCGCTCAAAATGCATATGACCCGATGGACATCGTCTATATTGCATCTCGGCCTATGACCGCAACATTTGGCATCAAGGTGGCCTCACACTTCAAGGGCAAGCGACAGGTCCTCGTTCGTTGGCTCATCGCTTATGCTACCTCGGTTCCGGCCTTGTTCATTCTGTCGCTCGCCATTGCTGGTTTCTTCTCTTGCTTCTGCCAATGGCTCCTACTGCGAGCAATCAAGAATGAAGTGCCTGCGCTGGCAAACCAGGTTGGTGCATTTGCCGATGATGTTGTAGAAAACCTTGAGAGTGTCTCTGCCGGTTGGGCCAATGACGCCAACGGTGTTATCACAGGTTTCAGCGACGACATCAACCACGATGTTCTTGGCTATGTGACCAACGCCACAGATGCTGTCAATGATACTCTTAACACCTTCCTCGAGACTATGGATGATGGCCTCAACACTGTCTTCAAGGGGACCATCCTTCTCGACCCTATTAAGACAGTTCTCCACTGTGTCATCGGCATCAAGATTGAGAGCGTACAGAAAGGATTGACTTGGGTACACGAACATGCCGAAGTCAAATTCCCGCTCTTCGAGAATGACACTTTCAGTAAGGGTGCTAAGGACTCGGTCGATGGTGACGCGGAGCTTAACTCGTTCCTGGCATCACCGTCTAGCGCCACTACTGATGAGGTTACGGGGGCTGTCAAGGCAGTTACAGATTGGCTTCACAACAAACTAATTCAGGACGCCCTCATTTCCACTGGTTTGGTCCTCTTGTACGTGCTCGTCGTTCTCATAGGCACGGTGTGGACAATAGTCGGTATGATCTCCCCCGATAAAGGCCGTGCTGAAGGCGGTATGCGCTTCACCGGAGATAACCGACCAGGCTTCAGCCCTCGTGTTGGACACCATGATCCTGCAAATCCCGATGGTGCTGCGAGCTTCCCTCGATTCGGATCCTCCTCAGGTGAAGAAGATCACTATAGAGAAGCGACAAGCGGACGTGATGAGAAGTTTATGTCTGGGGCGACTGGGGCCCGCGCCACACAGGTCGACGGCCATCAAAGAAGCAGCTCCTACGGCTATTTGGATTCGGCAAGCGGCAAACACTAG
- the TRP3 gene encoding anthranilate synthase / indole-3-glycerol phosphate synthase (BUSCO:7852at5125) yields MDAIKQTFKRCKEQNRSALVTYVTAGYPKPEDTPNILLALEKGGADVIEVGAPFTDPIADGPTIQTANTIALNNGVTIESTLGMVKEARSRGLKAPVMLMGYYNPLLSYGEERLLQDCHSCGVNGFIVVDLPPEEAVSFRKLCNRGRLSYVPLIAPSTSETRMKILCQLADSFIYVVSRMGVTGATGTLNANLPDLIERVKKYSGNKPAAVGFGVSTREHFLSVATLSDGVVVGSQIITTIKNAEPGQALSDIEKYCAYLSGRDSGDSNTREVGLVEAVAGAREPSGDNVTVSDTITDADITAEEDSALVAQLAALHGKIPERFGEFGGQYVPESLMDCLSQLEEGFNAIKDDPSFWEEYRSYYEYMGRPGHLHLAERLTEHAGGANIWLKREDLNHTGSHKINNALGQLLLARRLGKTRIIAETGAGQHGVATATVCAKFGMECTVYMGAEDVRRQALNVFRMRLLGAKVVAVEAGSKTLRDAVNEALRAWVVDLDTTHYIIGSAIGPHPFPTIVRTFQSVIGRETKEQMLEKRGKLPDAVVACVGGGSNAVGMFYPFENEPSVKLLGVEAGGDGVDTPRHSATLTGGSKGVLHGVRTYVLQDKHGQISETHSVSAGLDYPGVGPELSSWKDNERAKFVAATDSEAFLGFKLMSQLEGIIPALETAHGIYGAIELAKTMKKDEDIVICVSGRGDKDVQSVADELPKLGPKIGWDLRF; encoded by the exons ATGGACGCTATTAAACAGACTTTCAAGCGCTGCAAGGAGCAGAACAGG TCTGCGCTGGTAACATACGTCACTGCCGGTTACCCCAAACCCGAAGATACTCCCAACATTCTGCTGGCTTTAGAGAAGGGTGGTGCTG ACGTTATCGAAGTCGGCGCACCTTTCACCGACCCAATTGCCGATGGCCCAACTATTCAGACTGCCAACACA ATTGCACTCAACAATGGCGTCACGATCGAGTCCACCTTGGGCATGGTGAAGGAGGCCCGATCTCGTGGCCTCAAGGCCCCCGTTATGCTCATGGGTTACTACAACCCCCTTCTCAGCTACGGTGAGGAGAGATTACTCCAGGACTGTCACTCATGTGGTGTCAATGGTTTTATCGTCGTCGACCTGCCTCCCGAGGAGGCTGTTTCTTTCCGCAAACTCTGTAACAGGGGCCG TCTTTCATACGTTCCTCTTATCGCCCCCTCCACCTCAGAAACCCGAATGAAGATTCTCTGCCAGCTTGCCGATTCATTCATCTATGTCGTTTCTCGCATGGGTGTCACTGGTGCCACTGGCACTCTCAACGCCAACCTCCCCGACCTTATCGAGCGAGTCAAGAAGTACAGTGGCAACAAGCCCGCAGCTGTTGGATTTGGTGTCAGCACCCGAGAGCACTTCCTGAGCGTTGCAACTCTTTCAGATGGTGTCGTCGTTGGCAGCCAGATCATTACTACAATTAAGAATGCCGAGCCTGGTCAAGCCCTTTCCGATATCGAGAAGTACTGTGCTTACCTGTCAGGCCGCGATTCTGGAGATTCAAACACTCGAGAGGTTGGCCTTGTTGAGGCCGTTGCTGGAGCTAGGGAGCCCAGTGGAGATAACGTTACTGTCAGCGATACTATTACAGATGCAGATATCACTGCAGAAGAGGACAGTGCTTTAGTGGCTCAACTCGCTGCTCTTCACGGCAAGATCCCTGAGCGATTCGGCGAGTTCGGTGGTCAGTATGTTCCCGAGAGTCTGATGGACTGCCTGTCCCAGCTTGAGGAAGGCTTCAACGCGATCAAGGACGACCCCTCATTCTGGGAGGAATACCGATCTTACTACGAGTACATGGGACGACCTGGCCATTTGCATTTGGCTGAGCGACTCACTGAACATGCTGGAGGTGCGAACATCTGGCTGAAGCGTGAAGATCTGAATCACACTGGTAGCCACAAGATCAACAATGCCCTAGGACAACTCCTCCTTGCCCGCCGACTTGGGAAGACTCGAATCATTGCCGAGACCGGCGCTGGACAGCACGGTGTTGCTACTGCTACCGTTTGTGCCAAGTTTGGTATGGAATGCACAGTATACATGGGAGCG GAGGATGTCCGACGGCAAGCCCTCAACGTTTTTCGTATGCGATTACTTGGCGCCAAGGTCGTCGCTGTCGAGGCTGGCAGCAAGACTCTCCGAGACGCTGTGAATGAGGCTCTCCGTGCCTGGGTGGTCGATCTTGATACCACTCATTACATCATTGGTTCTGCTATTGGACCTCATCCTTTCCCCACAATCGTCCGAACTTTCCAATCTGTTATTGGTAGAGAGACCAAGGAACAAATGCTCGAGAAGCGAGGCAAGCTTCCCGATGCTGTTGTGGCTTGTGTTGGCGGTGGCAGTAACGCTGTAGGCATGTTCTACCCCTTTGAGAACGAGCCTAGCGTCAAGCTTCTGGGTGTTGAGGCTGGTGGCGACGGTGTCGATACTCCACGACATAGCGCTACCCTCACTGGTGGGTCCAAGGGTGTTCTCCACGGCGTGAGGACTTATGTTCTTCAGGACAAGCATGGCCAGATCAGCGAGACTCACTCCGTCTCTGCCGGTCTAGATTACCCTGGTGTCGGTCCTGAGCTGAGCTCCTGGAAAGACAATGAGAGAGCCAAGTTTGTCGCTGCCACCGACAGTGAAGCCTTCCTTGGTTTCAAGCTCATGAGCCAGCTCGAGGGTATTATTCCCGCTCTTGAGACTGCTCATGGTATCTACGGTGCCATTGAGCTGGCtaagacgatgaagaaggatgagGATATTGTTATCTGTGTCAGTGGTCGTGGCGACAAGGACGTGCAGAGCGTCGCCGATGAGCTTCCCAAGCTGGGTCCCAAGATTGGATGGGATCTCCGTTTCTAG
- a CDS encoding hypothetical protein (BUSCO:47703at5125), with protein MTSWAPARPALRVLASPSPVIPTRLFSTTLPQQTKTIKSHLLPSRIIPPYPYGERQLYKQSNKGLYGSARIRFGNTVAEKYNNKARRFWRPNVHVKVFKLPALDANVKTRLTLRVLKTIRREGGLQEYLLKSKPARIKELGPGGWNLRWLLMQSKDIQKRFNAERVALGMEPKEIEDRDDIIQYALDVATPGPLSKRSQATRGELLAQEFVLGEEDLANLEGVEELSDEEEALLMQQLDNAEAEATTTEGAHRITV; from the coding sequence ATGACATCTTGGGCCCCCGCCCGGCCGGCTCTAAGGGTCCTGGCCTCACCATCGCCGGTGATTCCCACCCGACTTTTCAGCACGACCCTCCCTCAGCAGACCAAGACGATCAAGTCACATCTTCTACCAAGTCGTATCATTCCTCCATACCCCTATGGCGAGCGTCAGCTCTATAAACAATCCAACAAGGGTCTTTACGGGTCTGCGAGAATTCGGTTCGGTAACACTGTTGCGGAAAAGTATAACAACAAGGCCCGTCGCTTCTGGCGCCCGAACGTCCACGTCAAGGTTTTCAAGCTGCCCGCCCTAGACGCCAACGTCAAGACCCGTCTTACACTCCGAGTTCTCAAGACCATCCGTCGTGAGGGTGGCCTCCAGGAGTATCTCCTCAAGAGCAAGCCTGCCAGAATAAAGGAGCTCGGCCCCGGTGGTTGGAACTTGCGGTGGCTTCTTATGCAGTCCAAGGATATTCAGAAGAGATTCAACGCCGAGCGTGTGGCGCTAGGTATGGAGCCCAAGGAGATTGAGGACAGGGATGATATTATTCAGTATGCGCTTGATGTCGCTACACCTGGTCCCTTGAGTAAACGTAGCCAGGCGACCCGAGGTGAACTTCTGGCTCAGGAATTTGTGTTGGGTGAAGAAGACTTGGCGAACCTGGAAGGCGTTGAGGAGCTatcggatgaggaagaggctcTGTTGATGCAGCAGCTGGATAACGCAGAGGCGGAGGCCACAACGACAGAGGGAGCGCACAGGATAACAGTGTAA
- a CDS encoding hypothetical protein (BUSCO:47243at5125), whose translation MTMFPPVEDSVLQNNPDFANLYNKLTNVVLNPDGSSQNDPRAKERASVREELDRRRLISAKQHLLTCAISSATPSSTPPAARASSRLQPPKSQQTGDSRFQQQPSLPEPLLDLLIVLPPLLDSNNPPLPQDTLQLLFAHPPLSELETLLPALAPIIASNLRTWALGLARIAHPSTNASFLHRHIASLPTTLSGWRSDLAAAESELGSHRLRSLAALTSLLQVATNALSLLIRALEVKHGKVARSLELRAAEVSLHARRYDADAAIAAASVRRAVYTPEAITALKNYGAHLRDAKMRSEERIRGLAAELGEYGVGVDGGETKEKKMREMSRVYREMTRQLDDTRRDLDRLNQG comes from the exons ATGACGATGTTCCCGCCTGTTGAGGACTCAGTTCTGCAGAATAATCCAGATTTCGCCAATctctataataaacttaCGAATGTTGTTCTCAACCCTGATGGCTCATCACAGAATGACCCTCGGGCTAAAGAGCGGGCTTCTGTTCGAGAG GAGCTTGACCGCCGGCGTCTAATTTCTGCGAAACAACATCTCCTTACATGTGCTATCTCATCGGCAACACCATCAAGCACACCGCCTGCAGCAAGAGCATCCTCACGTCTACAACCTCCTAAGAGTCAACAAACAGGAGACTCAAGATTTCAGCAACAGCCCTCGCTTCCAGAACCTCTTTTGGATCTTTTAATTGTGCTCCCTCCATTGCTCGACTCCAACAATCCACCTCTTCCCCAAGATACCCTCCAATTGCTGTTTGCCCATCCTCCCCTTTCTGAACTCGAGACACTACTTCCGGCATTGGCGCCGATTATCGCTTCAAATCTGCGTACCTGGGCGTTGGGACTTGCGCGGATTGCGCATCCTTCTACGAACGCATCCTTCCTCCACCGTCACATCGCCTCATTGCCAACTACGTTATCTGGCTGGCGCTCGGATCTCGCCGCCGCTGAATCAGAACTCGGTTCTCATCGCTTACGCTCTCTTGCTGCCTTGACATCCCTTCTTCAAGTCGCTACCAATGCGCTGAGCCTTCTGATTCGCGCCCTTGAAGTCAAGCATGGCAAAGTAGCTCGTAGTTTAGAACTTCGTGCTGCAGAAGTCTCACTTCATGCCCGTCGGTATGATGCCGATGCTGCTATCGCCGCAGCTTCTGTGCGTCGCGCAGTTTACACCCCTGAAGCGATCACCGCTCTTAAGAATTATGGTGCTCATTTGCGTGATGCTAAGATGCGAAGTGAGGAGCGCATTCGAGGATTGGCAGCTGAGCTTGGAGAGTATGGAGTCGGTGTTGACGGCGGAGAgacaaaggagaagaaaatgAGGGAGATGTCAAGAGTATATAGGGAAATGACGAGACAATTGGATGACACAAGAAGAGATCTGGACCGATTGAACCAAGGATGA
- the GOT2 gene encoding Aspartate aminotransferase, mitochondrial (BUSCO:23951at5125), giving the protein MLSTLRVASRRVARPAQYNLAAIRAASNWANVPQGPPDVSITEAFKADKFDKKINLGVGAYRDDAGKPYVLPSVREAEKKVVESKLNKEYAGITGVPEFPPAAAKLAYGANSPALDRITITQTISGTGALRVGAAFLAKFFPGEKKIYIPQPSWANHKAVFNHAGLEVEQYRYYDKKTIGLDFEGLIADVKAAPNGSVFLFHACAHNPTGVDPTEEQWKQISDVVKEKGHFAFFDMAYQGFASGDTDKDAFAVRYFVEQGHNIALCQSFAKNMGLYGERIGAFSMVCADADEKKRVDSQLKILIRPLYSNPPIHGARIAAEILNSPTLYKQWLGEVKEMADRIITMRALLKDNLEKLGSKHDWSHITSQIGMFAYTGLTAEEMTRLAEEFSVYATKDGRISVAGITSENVGRLAEAIYKVKG; this is encoded by the exons ATGCTGTCCACACTCCGAGTTGCCAGCCGCCGGGTTGCCCGCCCTGCCCAGTACAACCTGGCTGCTATCCGCGCTGCCTCCAACTGGGCCAACGTCCCCCAAGGTCCTCCT GATGTGA GTATCACCGAAGCCTTCAAGGCCGACAAGTTCGACAAGAAGATCAACCTGG GTGTCGGTGCCTACCGTGACGATGCTGGCAAGCCCTACGTCCTCCCTTCCGTTCGTgaggccgagaagaaggttgtTGAGTCCAAGTTGAACAAGGAGTACGCTGGCATCACTGGTGTTCCTGAGTTTCCTCCCGCCGCCGCTAAGCTGGCCTACGGAGCCAACAGCCCCGCCTTGGAccgcatcaccatcacccaGACCATTTCGGGTACCGGTGCTCTCCGTGTCGGTGCTGCTTTCCTTGCCAAGTTCTTCCCtggcgagaagaagatctaTATTCCCCAGCCTTCGTGGGCTAACCACAAGGCCGTCTTCAACCACGCCGGCCTCGAGGTTGAGCAGTACCGCTACTACGACAAGAAAACCATCGGCCTGGACTTTGAGGGTCTGATTGCTGATGTCAAGGCTGCCCCCAATGGCAGTGTCTTCCTTTTCCACGCTTGTGCTCACAACCCCACTGGTGTTGATCCTACTGAGGAGCAGTGGAAGCAGATCTCCGACGTCGTCAAGGAGAAGGGCCACTTTGCCTTCTTCGATATGGCTTACCAAGGCTTTGCCAGCGGTGACACCGACAAGGATGCTTTCGCTGTTCGCTACTTTGTTGAGCAGGGTCACAACATTGCTCTTTGCCAGTCTTTCGCCAAGAACATG GGTCTCTATGGTGAGCGTATCGGTGCCTTTTCCATGGTTTGTGCCGATGCCGACGAGAAGAAGCGCGTCGACTCTCAGCTCAAGATCCTCATTCGACCTCTGTACTCCAACCCTCCCATCCACGGTGCCCGCATCGCCGCCGAGATTCTGAACAGCCCTACCCTCTACAAGCAGTGGCTCGGCGAGGTCAAGGAGATGGCTGACCGCATCATCACCATGCGTGCTCTCCTCAAGGATAACCTTGAGAAGCTCGGCTCCAAGCACGACTGGTCTCACATTACCAGCCAGATCGGCATGTTCGCCTACACTGGTCTGACTGCTGAGGAGATGACCCGTCTCGCTGAAGAATTCTCCGTTTATGCCACCAAGGACGGTCGTATCTCCGTTGCTGGTATCACCTCTGAGAACGTTGGCCGCCTCGCTGAGGCCATCTACAAGGTCAAGGGTTAA
- a CDS encoding hypothetical protein (TransMembrane:10 (i66-93o113-133i145-164o170-192i204-223o243-264i391-410o422-446i466-483o489-510i)), translated as MPDTQDKVSPAPAPAPPSDTTADAPAGVDIQGPSKTHVNIVEHARAAAHKERNMTLRQGIKLYPKAIFWSVLISTCIVMEGYDISLVNNFYAFPQFNKKYGVLGDDGEYQVPAAWQAGLSNGAHCGEIIGLFINGWISERFGYRYTVMACLVCVAGFTTIFFTAQNVQTLLVAEILCGIPWGIFQTLTITYASEVCPVALRGYLTTYVNFCWGLGQEIGIGVIHSMLKRDDEWAYRIPYALQWIWPLPLLIGIVFAPESPWWLVRRGRNEDAKEALLRLTSLDRETEFDADETIAMMVHTTALEEKITAGASYWDCFKGTDLRRTEIVCMIWAIQNLSGNSFSNYSTYFLEQSGLSADKAYSFALGQYGINMAGVFGAWGLMSLGIGRRSLVLYGLCGLCSMLLIMGFLGLVPETHRSQSSLATGCMMIIWALFYQLTIGTVCYSLVGELSSRRLQIKTVVLGRNLYNIVGIINSVLTPYMLNPTAWDWGNYAGFFWGGICFLCIIYTFFRLPEPSGRTFAELDVLFERGISARKFASTEVDVFHETVEENVMNRYEELADAPSEKVHSKA; from the exons ATGCCCGACACCCAAGACAAGGTGTCGCCGGCCCCAGCACCGGCCCCGCCCTCAGATACTACCGCCGATGCCCCGGCCGGTGTGGACATTCAGGGTCCGAGCAAGACACACGTCAACATTGTCGAGCATGCCCGCGCCGCAGCTCACAAAGAGCGTAACATGACCCTCCGCCAAGGTATCAAGCTCTACCCCAAGGCTATCTTCTGGAGTGTCCTCATCTCCACGTGTATTGTAATGGAGGGCTATGATATCTCCCTTGTTAATAACTTCT ATGCCTTTCCTCAGTTTAACAAAAAGTACGGTGTTCTGGGCGATGATGGAGAGTATCAGGTGCCAGCCGCTTGGCAAGCTGGTCTGAGCAAC GGAGCACACTGTGGTGAGATTATTGGTCTTTTTATCAATGGTTGGATCTCAGAACGGTTTGGTTATCGTTATACTGTCATGGCATGCCTTGTCTGTGTAGCTGGTTTCACAACCATCTTCTTTACTGCACAGAACGTTCAGACTCTGCTTGTGGCCGAAATCCTTTGCGGTATTCCTTGGGGCATCTTTCAAACACTAACAATCACCTATGCATCCGAGGTCTGTCCAGTCGCTCTCCGTGGTTATCTGACCACGTATGTCAACTTCTGCTGGGGTTTAGGCCAGGAGATTGGTATAGGAGTCATTCACTCTATGCTCAAGCGCGACGATGAATGGGCATACCGTATACCGTATGCCCTTCAGTGGATATGGCCGTTGCCACTCCTAATCGGCATCGTCTTTGCTCCTGAATCACCCTGGTGGCTAGTCCGAAGAGGCCGTAACGAGGATGCCAAGGAAGCTCTACTCCGCTTAACTAGTCTTGACCGTGAGACTGAATTCGATGCCGACGAAACGATCGCCATGATGGTGCATACCACCGCCCTTGAAGAGAAGATTACAGCGGGTGCATCCTACTGGGATTGTTTCAAGGGGACCGACCTTCGCCGCACAGAGATTGTTTGCATGATCTGGGCTATTCAGAATTTGAGTGGCAATTCCTTCTCCAATTATTCCACCTATTTTCTCGAACAATCGGGACTCTCGGCCGACAAGGCGTACTCGTTTGCCCTTGGCCAGTATGGTATCAACATGGCAGGAGTCTTTGGTGCTTGGGGACTGATGAGTTTGGGCATCGGCAGAAGATCGTTGGTTCTCTATGGCCTCTGTGGCCTTTGTTCCATGCTGCTCATCATGGGCTTCCTTGGCTTGGTGCCCGAGACCCATCGCTCCCAATCTTCGTTGGCCACAGGTTGCATGATGATCATCTGGGCTCTCTTCTACCAGTTGACTATAGGCACCGTATGCTATTCTCTTGTCGGTGAGCTATCATCTCGTCGCTTGCAAATCAAGACAGTCGTTCTTGGCCGCAATCTATA TAACATTGTTGGCATCATCAACAGTGTTTTGACGCCCTACATGCTCAACCCTACAGCGTGGGACTGGGGCAACTATGCAGGATTCTTCTGG GGCGGCATTTGCTTTCTGTGCATTATTTACACCTTCTTTCGACTGCCGGAGCCGAGTGGTCGCACCTTTGCAGAGCTTGATGTGCTTTTCGAAAGAGGTATCAGCGCAAGGAAGTTCGCTTCAACCGAGGTGGACGTGTTTCATGAGACAGTTGAGGAGAACGTTATGAATCGTTACGAGGAGCTCGCGGATGCGCCGTCCGAGAAGGTCCACAGCAAAGCATGA